Proteins encoded together in one Microcebus murinus isolate Inina chromosome 16, M.murinus_Inina_mat1.0, whole genome shotgun sequence window:
- the LRFN1 gene encoding leucine-rich repeat and fibronectin type III domain-containing protein 1, with protein MAPGPFSLALLSPPPAALPFLLLLWAGASRGQPCPGRCICQNVAPTLTMLCAKTGLLFVPPAIDRRVVELRLTDNFIAAVRRRDFANMTSLVHLTLSRNTIGQVAAGAFADLRALRALHLDSNRLAEVRGDQLRGLGNLRHLILGNNQIRRVESAAFDAFLSTVEDLDLSYNNLEALPWEAVGQMVNLNTLTLDHNLIDHIAEGTFVQLHKLVRLDMTSNRLHKLPPDGLFLRSQGAGPKPPTPLTVSFGGNPLHCNCELLWLRRLTREDDLETCATPEHLTDRYFWSIPEEEFLCEPPLITRQAGGRALVVEGQAVSLRCRAVGDPEPVVHWVAPDGRLLGNSSRTRVRGDGTLDVTITTLRDSGTFTCIASNAAGEATAPVEVCVVPLPLMAPPPAAPPPLTEPGSSDIATPGRPGANDSATERRLVAAELTSNSVLIRWPAQRPVPGIRMYQVQYNSSVDDSLVYRMIPSTSQTFLVNDLAAGRAYDLCVLAVYDDGATALPATRVVGCVQFTTAGDPAPCRPLRAHFLGGTMIIAIGGVIVASVLVFIVLLMIRYKVYGDGDGRRAKGASRSPPRVSHVCSQTNGAGAAPAPGLPAQDRYDSLREVEAPTASTVAVEAKAAAAEAASAEPEAVLGRSLGGSATSLCLLPSEDTSGEESRAALGPRRSRSGALGPPASAPPTLALVPGAAPARPRPQQRYSFDGDYGALFQSHSYPRRARRTKRHRSTPHLDGAGGGAAGEDGDLGLSSARARLAFTSTEWMLESTV; from the exons ATGGCTCCGGGCCCCTTCTCCTTGGCGCTGCTCTCGCCGCCACCCgctgccctgcccttcctgctgctgctctgggcGGGGGCGTCCCGTGGCCAGCCCTGCCCCGGCCGCTGCATCTGCCAGAACGTGGCGCCCACGCTGACCATGCTGTGCGCCAAGACGGGCCTGCTCTTCGTGCCGCCCGCCATCGACCGGCGCGTGGTGGAGCTGCGGCTCACCGACAACTTCATCGCGGCCGTCCGCCGCCGAGACTTCGCCAACATGACCAGCCTGGTGCACCTCACCCTGTCCCGCAACACCATCGGCCAGGTGGCGGCCGGCGCCTTCGCCGACCTCCGTGCCCTGCGCGCCCTGCACCTCGACAGCAACCGCCTGGCCGAGGTGCGCGGCGACCAGCTCCGTGGCCTGGGCAACCTCCGCCACCTGATCCTCGGGAACAACCAGATCCGCCGCGTGGAGTCGGCTGCCTTCGACGCCTTCCTGTCCACCGTGGAGGACCTGGACCTGTCCTACAACAACCTGGAGGCCCTGCCGTGGGAGGCGGTGGGCCAGATGGTGAACCTGAACACCCTCACGCTGGACCACAACCTCATCGACCACATCGCCGAGGGGACCTTCGTGCAGCTTCACAAGCTGGTCCGCCTGGACATGACCTCCAATCGCCTGCATAAACTGCCGCCCGACGGGCTCTTCCTGCGGTCCCAGGGCGCGGGGCCCAAGCCGCCCACGCCGCTGACCGTCAGCTTCGGCGGGAACCCGCTGCACTGCAACTGCGAGCTGCTCTGGCTGCGGCGCCTGACCCGCGAGGACGACCTGGAGACCTGCGCCACCCCCGAGCACCTCACCGACCGCTACTTCTGGTCCATCCCCGAGGAGGAGTTCCTGTGCGAACCCCCGCTGATCACGCGGCAGGCGGGGGGCCGGGCGCTGGTGGTGGAGGGCCAGGCCGTCAGCCTGCGGTGCCGAGCGGTGGGGGACCCCGAGCCGGTGGTGCACTGGGTGGCACCGGACGGGCGGCTGCTGGGGAACTCCAGCCGGACCCGGGTCCGGGGGGACGGGACGCTGGATGTGACCATCACCACCTTGCGGGACAGTGGCACCTTCACTTGCATCGCCTCCAACGCCGCGGGGGAAGCGACGGCGCCGGTGGAGGTGTGTGTGGTACCTCTGCCGCTCATGGCGCCCCCGCCGGCTGCCCCGCCGCCTCTCACGGAGCCTGGCTCCTCGGACATCGCCACGCCAGGCCGCCCGGGTGCCAACGATTCAGCGACCGAGCGCCGGCTGGTGGCGGCCGAGCTCACCTCGAACTCGGTGCTCATCCGCTGGCCGGCGCAGAGGCCGGTGCCCGGCATCCGCATGTACCAGGTCCAGTACAACAGCTCTGTGGATGACTCCCTCGTCTACAG GATGATCCCGTCCACCAGCCAGACCTTCCTGGTGAACGACCTGGCCGCGGGCCGCGCCTACGACCTGTGCGTGCTGGCGGTCTACGACGACGGGGCCACCGCGCTGCCGGCCACGAGAGTCGTGGGCTGCGTGCAGTTCACCACGGCTGGGGATCCGGCGCCCTGCCGCCCGCTGAGGGCCCACTTCTTGGGCGGCACCATGATCATCGCCATCGGAGGGGTCATCGTCGCCTCGGTCCTCGTCTTCATCGTTCTGCTCATGATCCGCTACAAGGTGTACGGCGACGGGGACGGCCGGCGCGCCAAGGGCGCCTCCCGGTCGCCGCCGCGGGTCAGCCACGTGTGCTCGCAGACCAACGGCGCGGGCGCGGCGCCGGCCCCGGGCCTGCCGGCGCAGGACCGCTACGACTCGCTGCGCGAGGTGGAGGCCCCGACGGCTTCCACCGTCGCCGTCGAGGCGAAAGCCGCGGCGGCCGAGGCGGCTTCCGCGGAGCCGGAGGCGGTCCTCGGACGCTCGCTGGGCGGCTCCGCCACCTCGCTGTGCCTGCTGCCATCCGAGGACACTTCCGGGGAGGAGTCTCGGGCGGCCCTGGGCCCTCGCCGGAGCCGCTCCGGGGCCCTGGGGCCGCCGGCTTCGGCGCCCCCCACTCTGGCGCTGGTTCCGGGGGCGGCCCCGGCGCGGCCGAGGCCGCAGCAGCGCTATTCGTTCGACGGGGACTACGGGGCGCTCTTCCAGAGCCACAGTTACCCGCGCCGCGCCCGGCGGACAAAGCGCCACCGGTCCACGCCGCACCTGGACGGGGCCGGAGGGGGCGCGGCCGGGGAGGATGGAGACCTGGGGCTGAGCTCCGCCAGGGCGCGCCTGGCCTTCACCAGCACCGAGTGGATGCTGGAGAGTACCGTGTGA